CCGAGGAAGAGCACCGCCATGCTCCAACTGAACCCCGCCAAGAGCGTCCCGACGCTGTACACGGCGAGCGTAGCGACGAGGAGGCGCTTGGTGTCGATGGCCGCCCGGAGGCTCCCCCCGGGGATGATGAGCGCGGCCATCACCATCGAGTACACCGCGATGGCCCCCTGAAGCGCGCTCACCGAGGTGTCGAGGTCCCGCGCGATGGCCGGGACGGCGACGTTCATCATCGAGGAGTCCAGCACGCCGAGGAACATGCTCGACGCCGCAACCACGGCCGGCGCCCAGTACCGGAACCCCTTCCGCCCGCCGCCGAGCGCGGAGCCCTCTTCGTCGGCCGGGTTCGTTGCTGTGCTCATGCCCGACTCTACGTCGCACTCTCAAATAATCGAATTGGTGACATATACTGAACTAATATCGGGTCATTCACCGACTGAGGTCCGTCTCGGGGGGTGATAGGGACTCACGAGAACAGTCAGACTACAGTACTATATGTTCGACACCCACCGACGCGCCGTCTCCGCCGAAGGTGCGACGGCGCGGGGGTGACCGAGAGAGCGACGACCGGCGGAATTTAGCGCCCCGCCGGCGACCACTCCCACGTGACAGAGTTCATCTACGAGAGCGAACTGCAGGTCCGTTTCCGCGACCTCGACCCGCTCGGACACGTGAACAACGCCGTCTACGCCAGTTACTGCGAGCAGGCCCGAATCGAGTTCTTCCAGGAGGAGTTCGACATCGAGGAGGTCAACACCGTGCTGGCGAACATCGAGATAGACTACCGCCGACCCATCGAGGGCCTCGGCGAACTGACCGTCGGCCTCGACGTGACCGACATCGGTAACTCCTCGTTCGAGATGTCCTACGAACTCCGGTCCGAGGGAGAGGTGGTCGCCACCGCCTCCACCGTGTTGGTCGTCATCGACCCCGAGACGACGGAACCCACCCGGGTGCCCGACGAGTGGCGCGAGGCCGTCGCGGAACTGCGGGGCTGAGCGGGTCTGAGCGGGGAGGAAACGAGGACGGCGAAACTCGGGGACGCCGCCGAAACGGCGGACTTTTCACCCTAACGGATAATCTCGGAGTATGCCCGAGAACTTATTGGGGTCCGAACGGAGTCGTAACGACTCCGCCGACCGCGCCTCGCTCGCGGCCCGGGCGGGCGAACGCGTCCTCCGCATCGGCGCGGACCGGCCGATTCGCATCAGCGCCGGACACCGACTCCTCCACCACGACGGCAAGTGCAGTCGCCCGCACGGCCACAACTACGAGATAGCCGTCGAGGTGACCGGCGAACTCACCAAGGAGGGCTGGGTCGTCGACAAGGGCGCCGTGACGGACGTGATAGACGAGTGGGACCACCGCTTCCTCGTGGAGTCCGGCGACCCCCTCGTCGAGGCGTTCGAGGCCAGCGGCGACGGCGACTCGCTGGTCGTCCTCGACGCGCCGCCGACGGCCGAGGTGATGGCCGCCCTCCTCGAAGAGGAACTCTCGGCCCGCCTCCCGGACACCGTCTCCGACGTGGCCGTCGAGGTGGCCGAGACGGGCGAACTCCGGACGAGCCGTCGATAATGCCCGTCTCCTCCGAGGTCGAGAGACCGGAGAGCGCCCCCGACGGCCCCGCCCTCCCGGTGAACGAACTGTTCGCCTCGTTACAGGGCGAGGGCAAACTCGCCGGCGTGCCGAGCACGTTCGTCCGCACCAGCGGCTGTAACCTCCGCTGCTGGTTCTGCGACTCCTATCACACCTCCTGGGAGCCGACCCACGCGTGGATGGGCGTCGACGACGTCGCGAGCGAGGTCGACGCCCGCGACCCCGACCACGTCGTTCTCACCGGCGGCGAACCCCTCATCCACGACGAGAGCGCGACGCTCCTGCGCGAACTCGCCGACGACTACCACGTCACCGTCGAGACGAACGGCACCGTCGTCCCCGACGCGCCGATGGACCTCGCCTCGATAAGCCCCAAACTCTCCACGTCGACGCCGACGCCCGCCAACGCGCCCGAGGGCGTCGACGTGGGCGAGTGGGAGGCGCGCCACGAGGAGCGTCGCATCGACCTCGACCCGCTCTCGACGCTGGTCGAACGGCACGACTTCCAGTTGAAGTTCGTCGTCACCGGCCCGGACGACCTGCCCGAAATCGAGGGCCTGCTCGACGATTTGCGCGGCGTCGCCGACGCCGAGATACGCGACGACGACGTGCTCCTCATGCCCGAGGGGCAGACCCGCAAGGAACTGGCGGCGACGCGGAACGTCGTCGCGGACCTCGCCCTCGAACGCGGCTACCGGTACACCCCGCGTCTCCACGTCGACCTGTGGAACGACGCGCCCGAGACCTGAACCGACGAACCGCGACGTTGAACCGAGAACCCGCCACGACCGAACACGACCCCGCCACACCACACGACGATGACCGACCAGACTCACGACACCGACACGACCGACGCCCCCGCCGACGAGGACGGACGGACCGCCGTCGTCCTCCTCTCCGGCGGCATGGACAGCGCGACGACCGCCTACGAGGCTAAATCCAGAGGCTACGACCTCCACTGTCTGCACACCTCCTACGGCCAGAAGACCGAATCGAAAGAGTACGACTGCGCGAGACGGCTCGCCGACGACTTGGACGCCGCGGACTTCCTGCACGTCGAGACGGACCACCTCTCCGACATCGGCGCGTCGAGCCTCACCGACGCCGAAATCGAGGTCGACGACGCCGACACGGACAGCGAGGAGATACCGACCTCCTACGTCCCGTTCCGCAACGCGAACCTCCTCTCGATGGCCGTCTCCTACGCCGAGGCGAACGGCTGTTCGGCCGTCTTCGTCGGGGCGCACTCGGAGGACTACGCGGGTTACCCCGACTGCCGCCCCGAGTTCTTCGAGGCGTTCGAGGCGATGGTCGACGTCGGGACGAAGCCCGAAACCGACATCGCAATCGAAGTCCCGTTCGTCACCGACTCGAAGACGGACATCGCCCGCCGCGGCCGCGAACTCGGCGTCCCGTTCGAGCACACGTGGTCGTGCTACCGCGACGAGGAACCGGCCTGCGGGACGTGCGACTCCTGCGCCTATCGCCTGCAGGCGTTCCGGAACGTCGGCGCGCGCGACCCCATCGAGTACGCCGAGCGACCGGAAAACGCGAAGTAAGAACCGGCGACCGCCTCACGCCTCGCCGTCGAGGTGCGCCGCGTCGCCGGACCGCTCGACTCGCCAGTCCGTTCCTCTCTCTTCACCGTTTTCACCTCCGTCGCGGGCGAACTCCGTCACCCCGCACGGCGGCGCCTCGACTCCCTCGGCCGACCCGACGAGGCCGTGGGCGACGCCGTCGACGGTGGCGCGGTGGCCGACGAACAGCACCCGGTCGGCGTCCGCGCTGTCGAGGATTCGCCGCGCCGTCTCGCCGATACGTCGCTCCGCGTCGGCGGCGTCCTCGGGGAACGTCGGTTCGAGGAGCGGTCGGTGGTCGGTGTCGGTCCGGGGGAACCGCTCGACTCGCTCCGCGCGCCCGAGTAGTTCCGGGTGCGCGTCGAACCGTTCGGGGTCGAGGTGCTCCCCGAGGCCCGGTTCGACGCGGACGGGGACCCCGACGGCGTCCGCGACGGGCGCGGCCGTCTGGACCGCCCGGAGGAACGGCGACGCGTATATCTCTCCGACGTCCGCCTTCCGGAGTCGCTCGGCGGCCCGGTCCGCCTGTCTGCGCCCGCGGTCGGTCAGCCCCGGGTCGTGGACGCGTTCGGCCGTCTCCCGCCGGTTCTTCTCGACGCTCTCCCGCCGTTCCCCGTGTCTGAGGACCAGTACGACGTCGGTCATTCCCTCCGGAACTCGCCCGCCGACTCGAATGAGGGTTGCGGCGGTCCGCGTTCGCGGAGCGTCCCTCGCCGCGGACGCGTCGCCGTCGGGGCGGTCCTACTTCCCCCCGCGCCGCGAACCGGCGCGTATGAGCGACGACCGGGGAGACGGCAAGCGCGAGACGGCGAGGCGGTTCGGCGCCGCCGCGTCGGCGTACTTCGAGAGTTCGGTGCACAGGGACGGCGAGGACCTACGGACGCTGGCGTCGTGGTGCGGGGACGCGACCCGCGCCCTCGACGTGGCCACCGGCGGCGGCCACACCGCGGGCGCACTCGCCGAGGCGGGCGTGCCGCGCGTCGTCGCGGCGGACGCTGCCCCCGAGATGGTCGCCACCGCGGTCCGCGAGTACGGCGTCGAGGGCGTCACCGCGGACGCCGAACGACTCCCGTTCGCCGCCGACGCCTTCGACGCGGCCGCCTGTCGCATCGCGGCGCACCACTTCCCCGACCCGGCGGCGTTCGCCGCCGAAGTCGCGCGCGTCCTCGAACCCGGCGGCGTCCTCGCCTTCGAGGACAACGTCGCCCCCGAGGACGACGAACTCGCGGCGTGGCTGAACGGCGTCGAACGCCTCCGCGACCCCGCGCACGTCGCCCTCCTCTCGGTTTCCGAGTGGACGGACCTGTTCGAGGACGCCGGTCTGACCGTCGAGGAGACGACGGGCGCGAAACTCACGCTCGAATTCGACGCGTGGGTCGAACGGACCGGCGTCGCCGACTCGGACGTCGCCGAACTGCACCGCCGGTTCCGAGAGGCGCCCGACGGCGCGCACGACCTGTTCGAGGTCGAGTTCGCCGACGGTGCGGGAGCGAAAGACGCCCGCGACGCCGACGACCCGCGCACGGTCGTCTCGTGGGCGAATCCGAAGGCGCTGATGCGGGTCCGCAAGCGCTGACCCGCCCGAGAGCCGTTCGGTCCCGCGCCGTCCGACCGCCTCCCGGCCGAGCGTCGTATCGGATTCGGTACTCGACCGACCGGAACACCGTCTCTCTGACAGATATCAATATTGATTCTTAGAGGAAAACAAGTGCAGATGAGACGCAAACAGCTCCGGATTCCTCAGTTTGAATAACCAACGAGAATATCCATTCTGATATTGAGGTCGCAACGCTGATATGCCATCGAGTCAGCTAGACGTGATATGACGTTCCGCGAGGAGATATCCGTGCTCTACGTCGACGACGAGACGGAACTCTCCTCGATGGTCGCCACCTATCTCGAACGGGAGGTCGGGGACGCCGGACTCGCCGTCGAGACGGTGACGGACCCCCGCGAGGCCCTCGACCGCCTCGCGGACGCCGAGGTGACGGTCGACTGCGTCGTCAGCGACTACGAGATGCCGGACATGAACGGCGTCGAGTTCCTCCGCGCCCTCCGTCGCGTCCGGCCGAACCTCCCCTTTATCCTCTACACCGGCCGAGGGTCCGAAGACGTCGTCCGCGACGCGTTCCGGGTCGGAGCGACCGACTACGTGCAGAAATCGACGGGGACGGACCAGTACGCCGTGCTGGCGAAACGGGTCGCGAACGCCGTCTCGCGGAACCGCGCCGAGGAGACGACCGAACGCTACGACAGCGCGTTCGAGGC
This Halogeometricum sp. S3BR5-2 DNA region includes the following protein-coding sequences:
- a CDS encoding 7-carboxy-7-deazaguanine synthase QueE yields the protein MPVSSEVERPESAPDGPALPVNELFASLQGEGKLAGVPSTFVRTSGCNLRCWFCDSYHTSWEPTHAWMGVDDVASEVDARDPDHVVLTGGEPLIHDESATLLRELADDYHVTVETNGTVVPDAPMDLASISPKLSTSTPTPANAPEGVDVGEWEARHEERRIDLDPLSTLVERHDFQLKFVVTGPDDLPEIEGLLDDLRGVADAEIRDDDVLLMPEGQTRKELAATRNVVADLALERGYRYTPRLHVDLWNDAPET
- a CDS encoding histidine phosphatase family protein, with product MTDVVLVLRHGERRESVEKNRRETAERVHDPGLTDRGRRQADRAAERLRKADVGEIYASPFLRAVQTAAPVADAVGVPVRVEPGLGEHLDPERFDAHPELLGRAERVERFPRTDTDHRPLLEPTFPEDAADAERRIGETARRILDSADADRVLFVGHRATVDGVAHGLVGSAEGVEAPPCGVTEFARDGGENGEERGTDWRVERSGDAAHLDGEA
- a CDS encoding acyl-CoA thioesterase, whose product is MTEFIYESELQVRFRDLDPLGHVNNAVYASYCEQARIEFFQEEFDIEEVNTVLANIEIDYRRPIEGLGELTVGLDVTDIGNSSFEMSYELRSEGEVVATASTVLVVIDPETTEPTRVPDEWREAVAELRG
- the queC gene encoding 7-cyano-7-deazaguanine synthase QueC; its protein translation is MTDQTHDTDTTDAPADEDGRTAVVLLSGGMDSATTAYEAKSRGYDLHCLHTSYGQKTESKEYDCARRLADDLDAADFLHVETDHLSDIGASSLTDAEIEVDDADTDSEEIPTSYVPFRNANLLSMAVSYAEANGCSAVFVGAHSEDYAGYPDCRPEFFEAFEAMVDVGTKPETDIAIEVPFVTDSKTDIARRGRELGVPFEHTWSCYRDEEPACGTCDSCAYRLQAFRNVGARDPIEYAERPENAK
- a CDS encoding 6-pyruvoyl trahydropterin synthase family protein — its product is MPENLLGSERSRNDSADRASLAARAGERVLRIGADRPIRISAGHRLLHHDGKCSRPHGHNYEIAVEVTGELTKEGWVVDKGAVTDVIDEWDHRFLVESGDPLVEAFEASGDGDSLVVLDAPPTAEVMAALLEEELSARLPDTVSDVAVEVAETGELRTSRR
- a CDS encoding class I SAM-dependent methyltransferase, which translates into the protein MSDDRGDGKRETARRFGAAASAYFESSVHRDGEDLRTLASWCGDATRALDVATGGGHTAGALAEAGVPRVVAADAAPEMVATAVREYGVEGVTADAERLPFAADAFDAAACRIAAHHFPDPAAFAAEVARVLEPGGVLAFEDNVAPEDDELAAWLNGVERLRDPAHVALLSVSEWTDLFEDAGLTVEETTGAKLTLEFDAWVERTGVADSDVAELHRRFREAPDGAHDLFEVEFADGAGAKDARDADDPRTVVSWANPKALMRVRKR